The Atribacterota bacterium genome contains the following window.
TCGTGCAACTTCGGAGAGATGAGAGTAGATGATGCCGACCCCCCTCCAGTTTCAATGAGATCAAATTTTGCTCCTTTCATGCTTTCTACAAACTGGAGTTTTTTCGCTAAAAGAATGGAAAGCAGCTCGTGAACCCAGTCTGGTTTGTCGAAGGTGCGAATGATGAGTTCGTTGATATCCATGAGGCACGCAGCGTGTTGCCAGCATCCTGCCTGGTCTCCCCATACAAAACCACGTAGTATTCCTCGATCGCCGATCCGGTCGTAGAGTTCGTTTACCGGCTTTGGGTTGAGTTCCGGAACCGGCATGTATTTACGAATGAGTTCAATATCTTCATCTTTTTTAATGAGGTACTCAGTAATCCAGGTGGTTTTTCGGTTTCCTGCTGTTTTATAGGTTAGTGTACCTTCTGGGGTGTAAATGGTGTGGTGATAGATACGATTTTCTGGATCGTTGTTCACCACCTCAACTTCATCTCTCCAGGTAGGAGTGGAGAATTTGGTGAAATCAGCATCGGGAAGCCAGAATTGGCCCATATCTTGGAAATACTGGATAGCAGCATCCATGCCAAAGTATTCAAACGCTTCTAAGTCGGTCATACCACCAAGATACGTGTCAAGATGATACTTTTGCCATTGATGAACGGTTACCGGAAGACGATCCGGTTTTCCTTTCTCCAGAGCAATGAGCATTCTTTCCTTAGAAGTCATAGTACACCTCCTTTTTTCGCTTAAAACTGTAATGGATATCGACCTTTCTCCTGGAGGAGACGAAT
Protein-coding sequences here:
- a CDS encoding uroporphyrinogen decarboxylase family protein, with amino-acid sequence MTSKERMLIALEKGKPDRLPVTVHQWQKYHLDTYLGGMTDLEAFEYFGMDAAIQYFQDMGQFWLPDADFTKFSTPTWRDEVEVVNNDPENRIYHHTIYTPEGTLTYKTAGNRKTTWITEYLIKKDEDIELIRKYMPVPELNPKPVNELYDRIGDRGILRGFVWGDQAGCWQHAACLMDINELIIRTFDKPDWVHELLSILLAKKLQFVESMKGAKFDLIETGGGSASSTLISPKLHEEFCLPYDRKLHQALHDLGFRITYHTCGGTKGIEDLIVANETDASETLAPVSIGGNQEPWEFKQKIGNRLALIGGMDQFNVLTSGTKEEIRTAVFTLFAKVGYDGGYILSCADHFFDTPPENLKIYVEAARECVY